The Streptomyces phaeolivaceus genome has a window encoding:
- a CDS encoding cobalamin B12-binding domain-containing protein produces MGVAAGPIRVVVAKPGLDGHDRGAKVIARALRDAGMEVIYTGLHQTPEQIVDTAIQEDADAIGLSILSGAHNTLFAAVIALLKERDAEDILVFGGGIIPEADIAPLKDKGVAEIFTPGATTASIVEWVRGHARQGAGA; encoded by the coding sequence ATGGGTGTGGCAGCCGGCCCGATCCGCGTGGTGGTGGCCAAGCCGGGACTCGACGGCCACGATCGCGGGGCCAAGGTGATCGCGCGGGCGCTGCGCGACGCCGGTATGGAGGTCATCTACACGGGCCTCCACCAGACCCCCGAGCAGATCGTCGACACCGCGATCCAGGAGGACGCCGACGCGATCGGTCTCTCCATCCTCTCCGGCGCCCACAACACGCTCTTCGCCGCGGTCATCGCACTCCTCAAGGAGCGCGACGCCGAGGACATCCTCGTCTTCGGCGGAGGGATCATCCCCGAGGCGGACATCGCGCCCCTCAAGGACAAGGGAGTCGCCGAGATCTTCACGCCCGGGGCGACGACGGCGTCGATCGTGGAGTGGGTACGGGGGCATGCGCGGCAGGGGGCGGGTGCGTAG
- a CDS encoding ATP-binding protein yields the protein MPASVGTTTVDPSHNQSAPANTRTGGESARTGGDVLRAHAEHAFADELAALAAQDDRPRPARWKLSPWAVATYLLGGTLPDGTVITPKYVGPRRIVEVAVTTLATDRALLLLGVPGTAKTWVSEHLAAAVSGDSTLLVQGTAGTPEEAIRYGWNYAQLLAHGPSRDALVPSPVMRAMAEGMTARVEELTRIPADVQDTLITILSEKTLPIPELGQETQAVRGFNLIATANDRDRGVNDLSSALRRRFNTVVLPLPESADAEVDIVSRRVDQIGRSLDLPAVPDGVDEIRRVVTVFRELRDGVTTDGRTKLKSPSGTLSTAEAISVVTGGLALAAHFGDGVLRPSDVAAGILGAVVRDPAADRVVWQEYLEAVVRERDGWTDFYRACREVSA from the coding sequence ATGCCTGCGTCCGTTGGAACGACCACTGTCGACCCGAGCCACAACCAGTCCGCGCCCGCGAACACCCGTACAGGTGGTGAGAGCGCGCGCACGGGCGGTGACGTGCTCCGGGCGCACGCCGAGCACGCCTTCGCCGACGAACTGGCCGCGCTGGCCGCGCAGGACGACCGGCCCCGGCCGGCCCGCTGGAAGCTCTCGCCGTGGGCCGTCGCCACCTATCTGCTCGGTGGCACGCTCCCGGACGGCACGGTGATCACACCCAAGTACGTCGGGCCGCGCCGCATCGTCGAGGTCGCCGTCACCACCCTCGCCACCGACCGCGCCCTGCTGCTGCTCGGCGTGCCGGGCACCGCCAAGACCTGGGTGTCCGAGCATCTCGCGGCGGCCGTCAGCGGCGACTCCACCCTGCTCGTGCAGGGCACGGCGGGCACCCCGGAGGAGGCGATCCGGTACGGCTGGAACTACGCGCAGCTGCTGGCCCACGGCCCCAGCCGCGACGCGCTCGTGCCCAGCCCCGTCATGCGGGCCATGGCGGAGGGCATGACGGCCCGCGTCGAGGAGCTGACCCGTATCCCGGCCGACGTCCAGGACACACTGATCACGATCCTCTCCGAGAAGACGCTGCCGATACCGGAGTTGGGGCAGGAGACCCAGGCCGTCCGCGGCTTCAACCTCATCGCCACGGCCAACGACCGCGACCGCGGGGTGAACGACCTGTCGAGCGCGCTGCGCCGCCGTTTCAACACCGTGGTGCTGCCGCTGCCGGAGAGCGCCGACGCCGAGGTCGACATCGTCTCGCGCCGCGTCGACCAGATCGGCCGCTCCCTCGACCTGCCGGCCGTGCCCGACGGCGTCGACGAGATCCGCCGCGTCGTCACGGTCTTCCGTGAACTGCGCGACGGCGTCACGACGGACGGCCGTACGAAGCTGAAGTCGCCCAGCGGCACCCTGTCCACCGCCGAGGCGATCTCCGTCGTCACCGGTGGGCTCGCCCTCGCCGCCCACTTCGGCGACGGCGTCCTGCGCCCTTCCGACGTTGCCGCCGGCATCCTCGGCGCAGTCGTCCGCGACCCGGCCGCCGACCGCGTCGTCTGGCAGGAGTACCTGGAGGCGGTCGTCCGCGAACGCGACGGCTGGACCGACTTCTACCGCGCCTGCCGTGAGGTGAGCGCGTGA
- a CDS encoding SWIM zinc finger family protein yields MTQQGVRWTAEQVLALAPDAASRKAGSKLAVAGPWSSAGSSDEGTVWGLCKGSGSKPYQTIIDVADSSGPAYKCSCPSRKFPCKHALGLLLLWAGDDAAVPSGAAPDWAEQWLSGRRTRAAERTTRTDAASGATSADPEAARRRAERRADRITAGAAELEQRLTDLFRGGLAAAEQAGYGLWEETAARMVDAQAPGLAARVRELGAIPGSGPGWPVRLLEECALLHLLDRGWLRRDLLPDGLAATVRSRIGLSGSPDGPPVRDRWLALAQYDTSDSHLTTRRIWLHGTESGRTALLLSYGAAGRAPELSLPVGLAFEAEVSAYASAGQPRVALGERFTAPEPTAVRPPGITPAEAAARYGAALRDDPWLDSSPVTLTRVVPTPDGDSWQLADADGDTALPLTATALSRPGLWRLIALSGGTPVTVFGECGHRGFTPLTAWAEEQSEDARGHAVALC; encoded by the coding sequence ATGACTCAGCAGGGGGTGCGCTGGACGGCTGAGCAGGTGCTGGCATTGGCACCTGACGCAGCGTCGCGCAAAGCCGGAAGCAAACTCGCCGTGGCAGGGCCGTGGTCGAGTGCTGGCAGTTCGGACGAGGGGACGGTGTGGGGACTGTGCAAAGGAAGTGGCAGCAAGCCGTATCAGACGATCATCGACGTGGCGGACTCCTCCGGGCCTGCCTACAAGTGCAGTTGTCCGAGCAGGAAGTTCCCGTGCAAGCATGCGCTGGGGCTGCTCCTGCTCTGGGCGGGCGACGACGCCGCGGTGCCGTCCGGGGCGGCGCCGGACTGGGCGGAGCAGTGGCTGTCCGGCCGCCGCACGCGCGCAGCGGAGAGGACGACGAGGACGGACGCGGCATCTGGGGCCACGTCCGCTGATCCGGAGGCGGCGCGTCGCCGAGCAGAGCGGCGCGCCGACCGGATCACCGCGGGCGCGGCGGAGCTCGAACAGCGTCTGACCGACCTGTTCCGCGGCGGCCTGGCCGCCGCGGAACAGGCGGGGTACGGGCTGTGGGAGGAGACGGCGGCCCGTATGGTCGACGCCCAGGCCCCCGGACTGGCGGCCCGGGTGAGGGAGTTGGGCGCGATACCGGGCTCGGGACCGGGCTGGCCGGTCCGCCTCCTTGAGGAGTGCGCGCTCCTCCATCTCCTCGACCGGGGCTGGCTGCGCCGCGATCTCCTCCCGGACGGTCTCGCGGCCACGGTCCGCTCCCGGATCGGCCTGTCCGGTTCCCCGGACGGCCCACCGGTCCGCGACCGCTGGCTGGCCCTCGCCCAGTACGACACGTCCGACTCCCACCTCACCACCCGCCGCATCTGGCTGCACGGCACCGAGTCGGGCCGTACGGCGCTGCTCCTCTCCTATGGAGCCGCCGGCCGCGCACCCGAGCTGTCACTGCCGGTCGGGCTGGCGTTCGAGGCCGAGGTGTCGGCGTATGCGAGCGCGGGACAGCCGCGCGTGGCCCTCGGCGAGCGTTTCACCGCGCCCGAGCCCACCGCCGTACGACCGCCGGGGATCACTCCGGCCGAGGCGGCGGCCCGTTACGGCGCGGCCCTCCGGGACGACCCCTGGCTGGACTCCTCCCCGGTCACCCTCACCCGCGTCGTCCCCACCCCGGACGGCGACTCCTGGCAACTGGCCGACGCCGACGGCGACACGGCCCTCCCCCTCACCGCCACCGCCCTCTCCCGCCCCGGCCTGTGGCGCCTCATAGCCCTCTCCGGCGGCACACCGGTCACCGTCTTCGGCGAGTGCGGCCACCGCGGCTTCACCCCGCTCACGGCATGGGCGGAGGAGCAGTCGGAGGACGCACGGGGACACGCGGTGGCGCTGTGCTGA
- a CDS encoding M23 family metallopeptidase, producing the protein MNDRHPSGTATPPAPASEADPAHYASYGHQEAAYGDFTTYGDYPATGFDSGADAHATTTGTFAVDPLFGDLPGNDTGTGTYDASQWATGSHQTLNYDPYAAQHQAAYDTGSYDSTSWSAGYEHLAQVPTQSTSPDASGQWDASGWLQAEQSDESARLGQSDQTQQWVGTQHFDTGAFDATQWNSDGTPVGDEHGAAAEAYDAHEHPQTVMVDLSAVDLSAEAADFHQQATATFEQIAPYDQDEHLSADGEFESDDADRDTVLLDGEEEVTPAATRSASPGRAATRAASRSRRKAPAKRSALLTVAVPSACVMGVAGIAAASVGATSDDTETTASIKSDATAVKPSTANNQLDTQLESLSAEADDFADRASRTQERIDLKAQQELEQKKAAAEAARKERLRPKFALPVAKHGLSAYYGQSGVNWMSLHTGIDFPVSYGTAVMAATDGTVRTQWNAAYGNMVIVTAKDGTETWYCHLSTYKVASGTTVKAGDTIAYSGNSGNSTGPHLHFEVHPAGGSAIDPLPWLRSHGLDPT; encoded by the coding sequence GTGAACGATCGTCACCCGTCGGGGACCGCAACACCCCCGGCTCCGGCTTCCGAAGCCGACCCGGCGCACTACGCGTCGTACGGCCACCAGGAAGCCGCCTACGGTGACTTCACCACGTACGGCGACTACCCCGCCACAGGTTTCGACTCCGGCGCCGACGCCCACGCGACCACCACCGGGACCTTCGCCGTCGATCCCCTCTTCGGTGACCTGCCGGGCAATGACACCGGCACCGGCACCTACGACGCCTCCCAGTGGGCCACGGGCAGCCACCAGACGCTGAACTACGACCCGTACGCCGCGCAGCACCAGGCCGCGTACGACACGGGCAGCTACGACTCGACGTCCTGGTCGGCCGGTTACGAGCATCTGGCCCAGGTCCCGACGCAGTCGACGAGCCCCGACGCGAGCGGACAGTGGGACGCGAGCGGCTGGCTGCAGGCCGAACAGTCCGACGAGTCGGCCCGGTTGGGGCAGTCCGACCAGACCCAGCAGTGGGTCGGCACCCAGCACTTCGACACCGGCGCGTTCGACGCCACGCAGTGGAACAGCGACGGCACCCCCGTGGGTGACGAGCACGGCGCCGCCGCCGAGGCGTACGACGCGCACGAGCACCCGCAGACCGTGATGGTGGACCTGTCGGCCGTGGACCTCTCGGCCGAGGCCGCCGACTTCCACCAGCAGGCGACCGCCACGTTCGAGCAGATCGCCCCGTACGACCAGGACGAACACCTCTCCGCGGACGGCGAGTTCGAGAGCGACGACGCGGACCGCGACACCGTGCTCCTCGACGGCGAGGAGGAGGTCACCCCGGCCGCCACCAGGAGCGCGAGCCCCGGCCGGGCGGCCACCCGCGCGGCCTCGCGGTCGCGCCGGAAGGCTCCGGCCAAACGTTCCGCCCTGCTGACCGTGGCCGTTCCGTCGGCCTGTGTCATGGGGGTCGCGGGGATCGCGGCGGCCTCGGTCGGCGCGACGTCGGACGACACGGAGACGACGGCGTCCATCAAGTCGGACGCCACCGCCGTGAAGCCGTCCACCGCCAACAACCAGCTCGACACCCAGCTGGAGAGCCTCTCCGCCGAGGCCGACGACTTCGCCGACCGGGCCAGCCGGACGCAGGAGCGCATCGACCTCAAGGCCCAGCAGGAGTTGGAGCAGAAGAAGGCGGCGGCCGAGGCGGCCCGCAAGGAGCGACTGCGGCCGAAGTTCGCGCTGCCGGTCGCCAAGCACGGACTCAGCGCGTACTACGGGCAGTCCGGCGTCAACTGGATGTCCCTGCACACCGGTATCGACTTCCCCGTCTCGTACGGCACCGCGGTGATGGCCGCGACCGACGGCACCGTGCGCACCCAGTGGAACGCCGCCTACGGCAACATGGTCATCGTGACGGCCAAGGACGGCACCGAGACCTGGTACTGCCACCTCTCCACGTACAAGGTCGCCTCCGGTACGACCGTCAAGGCCGGCGACACCATCGCCTACTCCGGCAACTCGGGCAACTCCACCGGCCCGCACCTGCACTTCGAGGTCCACCCGGCGGGCGGCTCCGCGATCGACCCCCTGCCGTGGCTGCGCAGCCACGGGTTGGATCCGACGTAA
- a CDS encoding lipase family alpha/beta hydrolase, with protein MKVTRAVSPLVPLCERFLPTQLPGLSMALLKATALELAILAGHLLLYPSGMTQERRAVPAPPPPSDTPRLPTEEKPPVVLLHGFIDNRSVFVLLRRSLAQDGGRHLESLNYSPLTCDIRTAAELLGRHIEDICERTGQERVDIVGHSLGGLIARYYVQRQGGDHRVRTLVTLGTPHGGTRAVPLADAHPIVRQMRPGSELLEELREPAPGCRTHFVAFWSDFDQVMAPLETACVDHPDLMAQNIRVTGIGHLALPVHPAVATGIREALDASRTGARVTARPGGLTVA; from the coding sequence ATGAAGGTCACCAGGGCGGTCTCGCCCCTTGTTCCGCTCTGCGAGCGGTTCCTGCCCACCCAGCTGCCGGGTCTGTCGATGGCCCTTCTCAAGGCGACCGCCCTGGAGTTGGCGATCCTCGCGGGGCATCTGCTGCTCTATCCGTCCGGGATGACACAGGAGCGCCGGGCCGTGCCCGCGCCGCCGCCGCCGTCCGACACACCCCGGCTCCCGACCGAGGAGAAGCCCCCGGTCGTCCTGCTGCACGGCTTCATCGACAACCGCTCGGTCTTCGTCCTGCTGCGCCGCTCCCTCGCGCAAGACGGCGGCCGGCACCTCGAATCGCTCAACTACTCGCCCCTCACCTGCGACATCCGCACCGCCGCCGAGCTGCTCGGCCGGCACATCGAGGACATCTGCGAGCGCACCGGCCAGGAGCGGGTGGACATCGTCGGGCACAGCCTCGGCGGACTGATAGCCCGGTACTACGTGCAGCGGCAGGGCGGTGACCACCGGGTCCGTACCCTCGTCACCCTCGGCACCCCGCACGGCGGCACCCGGGCCGTGCCGCTGGCCGACGCGCACCCGATCGTCCGCCAGATGCGGCCGGGGTCGGAGCTGCTGGAGGAGCTGCGGGAGCCGGCGCCGGGCTGTCGTACGCACTTCGTGGCGTTCTGGAGCGACTTCGACCAGGTGATGGCTCCGCTGGAGACGGCCTGCGTCGACCATCCGGACCTGATGGCACAGAACATCCGGGTCACCGGCATCGGCCACCTGGCCCTGCCCGTGCACCCCGCCGTCGCCACCGGAATACGGGAGGCCCTGGACGCCTCACGGACGGGCGCCCGCGTCACCGCCCGCCCCGGCGGCCTGACCGTGGCCTGA
- the pcrA gene encoding DNA helicase PcrA has product MSSLFDDSFLADLQAPRGHAEEPPPPPEDDHVPEPLPDDLFGGKFDAPPDRDAYYRDGAPRPAIDAAALLDGLNENQRAAVVHAGSPLLIVAGAGSGKTRVLTHRIAHLLGERRVHPGQILAITFTNKAAGEMKERVEQLVGPRANAMWVMTFHSACVRILRRESKKLGFTSSFSIYDAADSKRLMALVCRDLDLDPKRFPPKSFSAKISNLKNELIDEEDFAAQASDGFEKTLAQAYAMYQSRLREANALDFDDLIMTTVNLLRAFPDVAEHYRRRFRHVLVDEYQDTNHAQYALVRVLVGTSEHPVDVPPNEWDVPPAELCVVGDADQSIYAFRGATIRNILQFEEDYPDATTILLEQNYRSTQTILSAANAVIERNESRRPKNLWTNAGAGAQITGYVADTEHDEAQFVADEIDRLTDAGDAKAGDVAVFYRTNAQSRVFEEIFIRVGLPYKVVGGVRFYERKEVRDVLAYLRVLANPEDSVPLRRILNVPKRGIGDRAEAMIDALSQREKISFPQALKRVDEAYGMASRSTNAVKRFNTLMEDLRTVVDSGAGPATILEAVLERTGYLAELQASTDPQDETRIENLQELAAVALEFEQESGAAAGEGEGEGEGEAVATPAGLSAFLERVALVADSDQIPDEEEDGSGVITLMTLHTAKGLEFPVVFLTGMEDGVFPHMRALGQTKELEEERRLAYVGITRARERLYLTRSSLRSAWGQPSYNPPSRFLEEIPATHLEWKRTGASAPVSSGPAAGVVSSLSSSRSRSSASGASGFATRRGNEKPVVSLAVGDRVTHDQFGLGTVVGVGGAGANAEATIDFGDAKPKRLLLRYAPVEKL; this is encoded by the coding sequence ATGAGCAGCCTCTTTGACGACAGCTTTCTGGCGGACCTCCAGGCCCCCCGCGGCCACGCGGAGGAACCCCCGCCGCCGCCCGAGGACGATCACGTACCGGAGCCGCTTCCGGACGATCTGTTCGGCGGGAAGTTCGACGCGCCACCGGACCGGGACGCGTACTACCGCGACGGCGCCCCCCGCCCCGCGATCGACGCGGCGGCGCTCCTGGACGGGCTGAACGAGAACCAGCGCGCGGCCGTGGTGCATGCCGGGTCCCCCCTGCTCATCGTCGCCGGCGCCGGCTCGGGCAAGACCCGGGTGCTCACCCATCGCATCGCCCATCTGCTGGGCGAGCGGCGGGTCCATCCCGGCCAGATCCTCGCGATCACCTTCACCAACAAGGCCGCCGGTGAGATGAAGGAGCGCGTCGAGCAGCTCGTCGGCCCGCGCGCCAACGCCATGTGGGTCATGACCTTCCACAGCGCGTGCGTACGGATCCTGCGCCGGGAGAGCAAGAAGCTCGGCTTCACCTCCTCCTTCTCCATCTACGACGCCGCCGACAGCAAGCGGCTGATGGCGCTCGTCTGCCGTGATCTGGACCTCGACCCGAAGCGCTTCCCGCCCAAGTCCTTCAGCGCCAAGATCTCGAACCTGAAGAACGAGCTGATCGACGAGGAGGACTTCGCCGCCCAGGCCTCCGACGGCTTCGAGAAGACCCTCGCCCAGGCCTACGCGATGTACCAGTCCCGCCTCCGCGAGGCGAACGCGCTGGACTTCGACGACCTGATCATGACGACGGTCAATCTGCTGCGCGCCTTCCCGGACGTCGCCGAGCACTACCGCCGCCGCTTCCGGCATGTCCTCGTCGACGAGTACCAGGACACCAACCATGCCCAGTACGCCCTGGTCAGAGTGCTGGTCGGCACCTCCGAGCACCCGGTCGACGTCCCGCCCAACGAGTGGGACGTACCGCCCGCCGAGCTGTGCGTCGTGGGTGACGCCGACCAGTCGATCTACGCCTTCCGCGGTGCGACCATCCGCAACATCCTCCAGTTCGAGGAGGACTACCCGGACGCGACGACGATCCTGCTGGAGCAGAACTACCGCTCCACGCAGACGATTCTGAGCGCGGCCAACGCGGTCATCGAGCGCAACGAGTCCCGCCGCCCCAAGAACCTGTGGACCAACGCGGGCGCGGGCGCCCAGATCACCGGCTATGTCGCCGACACCGAGCACGACGAGGCCCAGTTCGTCGCCGACGAGATAGACCGACTGACGGACGCGGGCGACGCGAAGGCCGGAGACGTCGCCGTCTTCTACCGGACCAACGCCCAGTCCCGTGTCTTCGAAGAGATCTTCATCCGCGTCGGCCTGCCCTACAAGGTCGTCGGCGGCGTCCGCTTCTACGAGCGCAAGGAGGTCCGGGACGTCCTCGCCTACCTGCGCGTTCTCGCCAACCCGGAGGACTCCGTCCCGCTGCGCCGCATCCTCAACGTGCCCAAGCGCGGCATCGGGGACCGCGCCGAGGCGATGATCGACGCCCTCTCGCAGCGCGAGAAGATCAGCTTCCCGCAGGCCCTGAAGCGCGTCGACGAGGCGTACGGCATGGCGTCCCGCTCGACCAACGCCGTCAAGCGGTTCAACACGCTGATGGAGGACCTGCGGACCGTCGTCGACTCCGGCGCAGGACCGGCGACCATCCTGGAGGCGGTCCTCGAACGCACCGGCTATCTCGCCGAGTTGCAGGCCTCCACCGACCCCCAGGACGAGACCCGTATCGAGAACCTCCAGGAACTCGCCGCCGTCGCCCTGGAGTTCGAGCAGGAGTCCGGGGCCGCGGCAGGCGAGGGAGAGGGCGAGGGCGAGGGCGAGGCCGTCGCGACGCCCGCCGGGCTCTCCGCCTTCCTGGAGCGGGTCGCCCTCGTCGCCGACTCCGACCAGATCCCCGACGAGGAGGAGGACGGCTCGGGCGTCATCACGCTCATGACCCTCCACACCGCCAAGGGCCTGGAGTTCCCGGTCGTCTTCCTCACCGGCATGGAGGACGGCGTCTTCCCGCACATGCGTGCCCTCGGCCAGACCAAGGAGCTGGAGGAGGAGCGCCGGCTCGCGTACGTCGGCATCACCCGCGCACGGGAACGGCTCTACCTCACCCGGTCCTCGCTACGCAGCGCCTGGGGCCAGCCCTCGTACAACCCGCCGTCCCGCTTCCTGGAGGAGATCCCGGCGACGCATCTGGAGTGGAAGCGCACGGGTGCCTCCGCGCCGGTCTCCTCGGGGCCGGCCGCCGGGGTCGTGTCCTCGCTGTCCTCGTCCCGCTCCCGTTCCTCGGCCTCCGGCGCGTCCGGCTTCGCGACCCGCCGAGGCAACGAGAAGCCGGTGGTCTCGCTCGCGGTGGGCGACCGCGTCACCCATGACCAGTTCGGCCTCGGCACGGTCGTCGGTGTCGGGGGCGCGGGCGCCAACGCGGAGGCCACGATCGACTTCGGTGACGCCAAGCCGAAGCGGCTGCTGCTGAGGTACGCGCCGGTGGAGAAGCTGTAG
- a CDS encoding C40 family peptidase, whose protein sequence is MAPHRKPRPAGRTRAGIRTPALATAALTSVALLSQTATAAPSTDDRPSLEEVEKKVDDLYRQAGSATENYNAAKEKTTKQKKQVDTLLETVAKRTEKLNEAREELGSFAAAQYRNGAAAPDQASLLLADNPQDYFDQNQLMDRLTDRQKDAVDSYVTEQAEATEQRQEASDSLEQLTESQNALKTSKAKVQAKLAEARELLSSLTAEEKARLAAIEKREQEEADRKAEELTRQQTATAQPTQNTQGSQETQGTQGTVQEEASAGTETSTETAAPAEDSTYASKAAKALARARAQIGKPYVWGATGPGSYDCSGLTQAAWKAAGVDLPRTTYDQVNTGTTVSLSNARPGDLIFFYDNIGHVGLYIGNGMMIHAPKPGTYVREESVFYDGESSIHSVVRPA, encoded by the coding sequence ATGGCGCCGCACCGCAAGCCGCGTCCGGCCGGCCGGACGCGCGCGGGCATCCGCACCCCCGCTCTCGCCACCGCCGCCCTCACCTCCGTGGCCCTGCTCTCGCAGACGGCCACGGCCGCGCCGTCGACCGACGACAGGCCGAGCCTGGAGGAAGTCGAGAAGAAGGTCGACGACCTCTACCGCCAGGCCGGGTCGGCGACCGAGAACTACAACGCGGCCAAGGAGAAGACGACCAAGCAGAAGAAGCAGGTCGACACCCTCCTCGAAACCGTCGCCAAGCGCACGGAGAAGCTCAACGAGGCGCGGGAGGAGCTGGGTTCGTTCGCCGCGGCCCAGTACCGCAACGGCGCGGCCGCCCCCGACCAGGCCTCGCTGCTCCTGGCGGACAACCCGCAGGACTACTTCGACCAGAACCAGCTGATGGACCGGTTGACGGACCGTCAGAAGGACGCCGTCGACTCGTACGTCACCGAGCAGGCCGAGGCGACGGAGCAGCGCCAGGAGGCGAGCGACAGCCTCGAACAGCTCACCGAGTCACAGAACGCCCTCAAGACCAGCAAGGCCAAGGTCCAGGCGAAGCTGGCCGAGGCCCGTGAACTGCTCTCCAGCCTCACCGCCGAGGAGAAGGCCCGGCTCGCCGCGATCGAGAAGCGCGAGCAGGAGGAGGCCGACCGCAAGGCGGAGGAACTCACCCGGCAGCAGACGGCGACAGCCCAGCCGACCCAGAACACCCAGGGGAGCCAGGAGACTCAGGGAACCCAGGGAACGGTCCAGGAGGAGGCCTCCGCCGGCACGGAGACATCCACCGAGACCGCCGCCCCGGCCGAGGACTCCACCTACGCCTCGAAGGCCGCCAAGGCCCTCGCCCGCGCCCGCGCACAGATCGGCAAGCCGTACGTCTGGGGCGCCACCGGCCCCGGCTCCTACGACTGCTCCGGCCTCACCCAGGCCGCCTGGAAGGCCGCCGGCGTCGACCTCCCCCGCACCACCTACGACCAGGTCAACACGGGCACCACCGTCTCCCTGTCGAACGCCAGGCCCGGCGACCTGATCTTCTTCTACGACAACATCGGCCACGTCGGCCTCTACATCGGCAACGGCATGATGATCCACGCCCCCAAGCCGGGCACATACGTCCGCGAGGAGTCGGTCTTCTACGACGGCGAGTCCTCGATCCACAGCGTGGTGCGACCGGCGTGA
- a CDS encoding DUF5691 domain-containing protein produces the protein MTSTSEASAGLSWEELVTTALLGTDRRTPPGAVPGREAPVALLDAAAVETVRRRAGIRPVRAAARPQPAAPDRRPPLPPAATRRLTTLLADRPGTGGGRRGTAPDLMELLPQWLALANAHGYAAPPEALPALLDAARGRTDLRPAVLAFAGARALWLARLNTDWRFALRAAPGGGASLPGPDEPEGVRRLWREGLFAERVALLTAIRAGDAAAARELLSSTWPTERAEDRLMFLDTLRTGLAAADEPFLEAALTDRSRNVRATAAELLSALPDSALARRMAKRATACVAVDHMGGTSSGTGAPAIVVEAPHECDPGMERDGVLPKAPAGRGERSWWLGQLVEAAPLGAWSGRFGGRTPEEIVALPVADDWQSELHGAWCRAAVRQRDPGWSRALLGAPSTPEAGGPGAASLAERAKLLATLEGGKRAEWVAGFIATHGLSEAFQLLGVCAVPWAPPLGRAVVDALDIARDAGSYPWSFSGVMGLAERCLDPGEAVRLQPLTATPEDAEDAAPGAGGYWAEAFQRLATTLRLRATMRAELEPPGA, from the coding sequence ATGACCAGCACCTCAGAGGCTTCGGCGGGGCTCTCCTGGGAGGAGTTGGTCACGACCGCGCTGCTCGGCACGGACCGTCGTACGCCCCCGGGGGCCGTGCCGGGCCGGGAGGCGCCGGTGGCGTTGCTGGACGCGGCGGCCGTGGAGACCGTGCGGCGCCGGGCGGGGATCCGGCCCGTGCGGGCGGCGGCCCGACCGCAGCCGGCGGCACCGGACCGACGTCCCCCGCTGCCGCCCGCCGCGACACGACGGCTGACGACCTTGCTGGCCGACCGGCCGGGCACCGGCGGCGGACGCCGGGGCACGGCACCCGATCTGATGGAACTGCTGCCCCAATGGCTGGCCTTGGCCAACGCACACGGTTACGCGGCTCCCCCGGAGGCCCTGCCCGCGCTGCTGGACGCGGCGCGCGGCCGTACGGATCTGCGGCCCGCCGTGCTGGCCTTCGCGGGCGCGCGGGCGCTGTGGCTGGCCCGGCTCAACACGGACTGGCGTTTCGCGCTGCGGGCCGCACCCGGCGGCGGTGCGTCGCTGCCGGGCCCGGACGAACCCGAGGGCGTGCGACGGCTGTGGCGGGAGGGCCTGTTCGCGGAGCGCGTCGCCCTGCTCACGGCGATACGGGCCGGGGATGCCGCCGCGGCCCGTGAGTTGCTGTCGTCCACATGGCCGACGGAGCGCGCCGAGGACCGGCTGATGTTCCTCGACACCTTGCGTACGGGGCTGGCGGCGGCCGACGAACCCTTCCTGGAGGCCGCGTTGACCGACCGCAGTCGCAATGTGCGGGCCACGGCGGCGGAGTTGCTGTCCGCGCTGCCCGACTCGGCGCTCGCGCGGCGGATGGCGAAGCGTGCGACGGCGTGCGTGGCCGTCGATCACATGGGCGGCACGTCTTCGGGAACCGGAGCGCCCGCGATCGTCGTCGAGGCCCCCCACGAGTGCGACCCGGGCATGGAGCGCGACGGTGTGCTGCCCAAGGCCCCGGCCGGGCGGGGTGAACGGTCGTGGTGGCTGGGCCAGTTGGTGGAGGCGGCGCCGCTCGGGGCCTGGTCGGGGCGGTTCGGGGGGCGTACGCCGGAGGAGATCGTGGCGCTGCCGGTCGCGGACGACTGGCAGAGCGAGTTGCACGGGGCGTGGTGCCGGGCGGCGGTGCGGCAGCGGGATCCCGGGTGGTCGCGGGCGCTGCTGGGGGCGCCCTCCACACCGGAGGCCGGTGGGCCGGGAGCCGCGTCCCTGGCCGAACGGGCGAAGCTGCTGGCGACCTTGGAGGGCGGGAAGCGGGCCGAGTGGGTGGCGGGGTTCATCGCCACGCACGGGTTGTCGGAGGCGTTCCAGCTGCTCGGGGTGTGCGCGGTGCCGTGGGCTCCGCCGCTGGGGAGGGCCGTGGTGGACGCGCTCGACATCGCGCGGGACGCCGGGAGTTACCCCTGGAGTTTCAGTGGGGTGATGGGGTTGGCGGAGCGGTGCCTGGATCCGGGGGAGGCGGTGCGGCTCCAGCCGTTGACGGCTACGCCGGAGGACGCGGAGGATGCGGCGCCCGGAGCGGGTGGGTACTGGGCCGAGGCGTTTCAGCGGCTCGCGACGACGTTGCGGTTGCGGGCGACGATGCGGGCCGAGCTGGAGCCGCCGGGCGCGTGA